The following DNA comes from Mustela nigripes isolate SB6536 chromosome 15, MUSNIG.SB6536, whole genome shotgun sequence.
TAACACTAATTTACAACTCCATGATGACAAACCCATACTTAACCATTTTCTGTATAAGCTACCAAAACACAAACTGGTGCTAAATATATCCAATTAAATAAACTTAACAGGACTCACAACTGAATCAGATTAGCTATAGAAATTATGTAACTGAACAGAAACTAGCACATAATTATTATATGATACCATTTTATATATTACACAACATATATTTTAGGCAAAATGGGTTTAATCATGTAGGGCTAATtataattgataaaaataattattttaataaacaaaaatgcatAGCCTAAGACATATGGATTATTATAGTGTATAGGTAATGacattttcaaattcattcattattttgttaTCCTATTATTTTGTGGCAAAAAATTTTcagtggtaaaaatattttatggtggTAAGaagttctttgtgtgtgtgtatatatatatatatatatatatatatatatataatttatccaAATCATACTGCTATCATAATAAGGAGCATTACTTTCTCACGTCATGTGCAGTTTGCAAATGTTAAAAAGATCTTGATTTAcaggtgcctcggtggctcagaaggttgagcatctgccttcaactccagttacgtgatcccagggtcctgggatggagccccatgtgagcccatgttgggctcctagctcagcagggactctgcttctccctctccctctgcctctcccccgttcatgttctctctgtctctctccctcaaataaataaataaaattaaaaaaaaattcgatttaagaaaagagaaaatacaataaataccACAGAATCTGGTAAAAGCCATTACCGTTTATGGTAACAGTGGTCCTTTACACTCATCTCCCTTTCCTGAGAAGCACTGCTTCTCTGATAGCAGGATGGATTAGCCATTTATCATCTATATTTGAAGCACTTCTCATTTTTCACTATATATTGACTTTTTCTATTGATATGCTGCCACTGAACATGTTTCCTTCCTGTATTCTTCTgccaagaaaagaaattgaagtagaGGTAAAGGGAATAAGGTATAGAAGTGAATACATGTATGCTTTTGCTTATTGCTTTCTGCATGTTAAACATTTGGGCCATACTACTAAGTAACTGAATATCAGGTTTCACTAAACTCCAAATGGCTATAGTAagatttttatagtaaaattataaaagcatGCTTAATATTATACTAAAGTTACTGtgatgtattttatatatctaaaCGCAAATCAAAGCTAAGTAACCAAAGATAACCATCCTGAAATTCTTAtgatatcataaaatattttattcaatttcctAAACTTATTTGacttctcaaataattaaaattgaaaaattatcaTTCACTTAAGGTAAAAATTGGCTTGATTGTCTCTTTTTGaaatgatttgttaaaaaaacTTGACTGAAGTTATAAAATTGCagatattattcccattttacagaaaaataaatctaccAAAGTAATaaagttcttcttttatttaaaaatattgttttaagattttaaactaTTCATATAACAACTCATAAAATGGAAGTAAGTGATAAAACTGATGTGACCATTGCACTTTTCCAAATGGCTAAAAACCTAAACtactccaaagaaacaaaaaagtttctAGTGGTATTCTTTAATAATTGCAAATGATGTACTATCCTATAATTACAAGGATGGATACATCTCAGTTTTGTGGGTTGTAAACTCCTTGAGGTTAGAAATGCCTTATTCTCTTTTTCCAAAAGAACTTCTACAGTATTTTTCCCATAGCAAGTGGCCAATTAATGTTGTCTATTGAATATTTAAGATCAAACTCATTCAAAATTCTTTAAACTATTAGATAATTTTCCCCTTGTACACTTGTGCAAAGTTtaagatggaaataaaattatatttcaagtatgtaatatagcataatttaacaaataaatggaaggaagagaGTAATCCGATAACTGAAGTCTAAGCCAATATACTGAAATTGCCAATTGAGTCCAAAGGGTTATACTGAACTTCAATAATCTAAGATGATTTTTTTGAGTGGTTCATTTCATTATACAACTGTAGTTCTTAAATACTTAATCTGTAATTATCTTAGCTATTCAATTTTTTCTGAAAGCCCATCAAATTTTGATGGGTTACAGTAGAGTCAATATGGGTTCAGCTTTCAGGATTGCTCTGTTTGTAACATGTGTTTTCATGGAAACATTATTGGCATATCTTTAAATTTTGATTCTAAGAAGAAAGTCTTGCATGTTCTGCATATTccttttcataataataatatttttggtgataaaagaaataaataaaagaaagagataaaaggaaTGCCAGGGaattatatgaaaaatttaattttagccttcttttttttatggttcaGCACCACACTGAAGCAAATCAGATAAGTTAAAAATCTTGAGTATGCATTTATTGTATCTACTGATACCATACAGAGTtagttcatcttttaaaaattaaataatgtttcaACTGAATAATGTGTGCTAAGATTAAATCTTTagcacattttatatttccattttacttcaAGTAAgcttacagattaaaaaataatatttataaattagcTAGCATAAGAATTGAATTAGAAACCAATCTACTTAATATTCTACCAACACGTTAAAAATGCATCCTTCCGGTACCCACACTTGCACATTTATCCACCTCTTTGTACACACCAAATGACATTTATTAGCAACCTGGAAAAAACTAAATTAGCAAACTGTCCTTGGAATCACCAATGTAATTTTTAACACTTGTTAAAATGCCTGACAATTTTAATTACATCTGATATAAATACTGTTAAGAAAAAGAATCCTGTTACATTAATGTTAGATCAACCATTCCAGCTTCCTCCTGGGTAAACATGTAAAAATGGTTAAACAATAAATTTCTATGGCAACAACTTAAATTCTAGGATATTCTTAGTCACAGCAGCAACCACAGAAGCTACTGCTTTCTTCAAAGCAGCAGAACTAAAcaagatatttccttttttcctccttttccatcTGGTACAACTAAAATCTCTTTTACTTTGATGAATTAAATATGATTTAACTAGAAACAAGGTATCTCAACTAGTGCACTGGCAGGTACAGGTATATGAACATTTCACATAGAGACAACAAGAATAAGCTAGGTACTTCTAAATGAAAGTTATGTGCTAAGACCGTATATCTTGTCAACCAAactaatacataatatatattactttaaagcaaaataatatatatagctatatattagtttatatatatatatatatatatatatataattgtcaCAGAGAttctttatcaaaatgaaaaagcattctctaaataatgaattttcttttacattaagTCATTGCTTATGTGTTCTACATGGATCTTAAAACATATATTggtgtttattaaaatatttgacaattctaatttttagaatcaataaatagataatttaGTGATCTGAATACCTATAATTCACAAAAGCATATAgcaattcatcttttttcttacATGTTCCCTTTTTATACATTCTTGGAGAACACACTAAAGTTATACCCTCTAAATGTAAGGCAATTTTCTTTTGCTGAAGACATATTAGAAATATAAAGGGCTACCAATTCATACTTAATTAAGAAGATACAAGTTGGGTCTTTGATttgttataaagtatttttacaGCTGTATGTATTTAAGGATACTCTTCTTTAAGAGTTTTTCCTGTTAATATATATGACCATATATATGACCGTGCCATTCAAATAATGAGGTTTTGTAGTATGAggcaaattgaatttaaatattgcTCTAGTATCTACCAGCTATGATCTGAGTTATTGCTTACTCTCCttaagcctcaattttctcatccgTATAATGGAAATAgcaatattgttttaaattattctgtatttataagggttaaattaaataattatgtaaacCATTTAGCCCAGGCCTGACACATAATAACCACTAAAAGCTGTTAAAGCTAACATTTGAGAAATAGGTTTACTCATTAAATTTTGTCCTCTctatgataatttatttttaatttgtatgaaGAAAACTTATTGCCCCAGTGAACATCTTCTAGGAGAAGTTCTAGTTTCCTGACTTAATCAtgtattagttttaaaaattactattatgCCTAActagatattttttaagtatcAACTCTCACCAACGATGTAGAATAtctatcatcttttcttttccttcttaaggTTATAATATTGTTGAATAAAACTTTTTCCCTCCTCCAACTTTTCCATTACAagtgaatctgtagattgcttatTACGAACCCagctgtacttaaaaaaaaaaaattaaggccttcataagaaaaataaataagcagccCATAATATTTGTCAGAGGATAGTAAGTTCCAATTTTATCACTATGAAATGCACtcccaaacaaaaaaatcaagagagaaaaatgatgaaTGGCCTTAAGGATAGTCATAgtttataataaagattttatttaaagatcattaaaataaataatacatactcCAGAATATCAGTGTTCTGGGAAAttacttctctttaaaatatgaGTTCTATGAATTCTAGAAGGCAAATCTTACTACTACTGCTCTGGGGGCTTTCATtagctgatatatatatatatatatatatatatatatatatatatccttcaaTCTGTAGTCTTTTAACAAACTTCTCCAGGGTGGACATGTGGTGGAAtgcagaccccccccccatcaaCATGTgtaattttgtttgctttttgttcctTAACTGCTGATAAAATAGGCTGCTTAGAAATCCCAGAGGAGTATGATTGAGGCCAGGTTACACTGGCTCATAAAATTCCAACAGTTCAATGCTTTTCTTGTTAATTACTAGGCCACAACCAGAAATCCAAATGATGGGAAAGAAACACTTCTTTAGGATAATGATTGATTTCCATAAAGATGAGTGCTTTAACAAATTTCAGTATGCAGTTgttggggcggggagggtgggtgggCACTAATTAGTTTTACCGTTTTCAGCAGATGTTGAATTCAAAACGCCAGCAGCATCTCAAATGCCAGTCATTAGGGCTGTCTTTCATCGAAGAGTGCTGACCAATGAAATCTCCACTCTGTTTAATGAGACCGATCTAGGCAGAGTCAATTAAATCAAATCTCTACTAACATCCTTAATATATCTGCAGTGTGTGCAGCAACAGCAGAAGCAGCAGGGAAGGATTTCCTGTATTAATAAAGGGATTCACTGCCGCataaggagagggggaaaaaggggtgggggagggtatgtTGGGGAAGACCTTACTTCACCGACAGGGGAAAGCTGGAAAAGCCCgggtggggatggaggaggagggcagcTACGTAAAGGATAAAGAGCTAAGTAAAACGATTAGAGAGAAAGCCTTGATACCGCTCTAGAAGGGAtccacccccaaccctcccccccacccaggtcCCTTCCACGGCAAATCCAATTTATCAATTGCAAACTTGAAGCTGGAAAAATGTAAGGACCCAGAGTTGAAAACATTTTCACtttaatactgaaaaaatatGCCATTATAAAATCCTCGAATAGAATTAGTAAGTTTCACGTGCTTCCTCGGTTCTTTTTTCCTACTGTATAAGTAAGATTTACACCAGCACAGAATTGCTACCATAAGATCGCAGCCTAAGCACTAGAATGACATTAATTGGTCATGCTTAACTgcctcaaaatcttttttttttttaataattacactGATACTATAATAGAAATCATGGGTACTTATTTTACATTCAGATGGAAGGCATTATTGGATATCTATAGAAAAAtattccccctcaaaaaaaaaaaaaaaaaaaaccatcaccatcagaataaaggaaagaacccCCAAAACAACCCATAAAACTTCGCtcaacaaaatacatttttaactcaGAAAATGGACTGATGATTAGCCATGCAAATgtcttaaataaaacctttacatttttttttttttttcacagtaaaCGTACGTACGCTCTGAACTGCCTACCGATCACAAATAATGGCGAAATGGCACTTTCTGATTATACTGTTTTGTTTATAGAAAGTTTGATACGATGGGACTTATCAGGTAAGAGGGTGGGTGCTGTGAACGTGACGCCGTCTCCAGTCGCCAAGGAGGGCAGCGTCCCTGGAGCGCGTGGTTTCCATGCGAGCCATGCagcactttttgtttttgtcagaagtcaaagttatttatttacaATACATTCATGCCTTCGTGCAACTGCCCGTCCCTGCATAGCCAACAGGGAGCCATCACGCCCCCCTCCTCACGGGGCTAATCCACAGGGGAAAAATAgatatctatctctctatatagatgtgggtatatgtatatatgtataggaCCGCTGCAGCCACCCCCATCAGCTCCACCGCAGAGGGCTAGTTCTTTGAGCAGGGCCCCTGCTGGGTTTTATCAAAGGGAGCTCGCAGCAAAGAGCGATTTGGCAGCGCTCTCCCAGCTCGCCACAGTCTGCTCTTTGTTTCCAGGAGGGAGCTAAGGGGTCAAACCCTCTCACTGGAGCGAGTtcatagttatttatttacttatgtccATAAAGCCTTGGGGCGCGCTGGGTTTGGGTCTGGGCTCCTCTGACCCCGGGGATGACAGCGGGGTGGGGACaggttggtggtggggggggggatcgcctccctccccacccccgctctaCCCCGGTTGGGGTCTTAGTCTGAGAGCGAGTGGGAGCCACAGTCATATACTCTGTGGGCCCCATCTGCGTTGTAAGGCCCATTGTGCCAGTAGGAAGAGTCACAGACTGTCTGTAGGGAATTAATTTCGGACGCCGAGGAGTTGGCGTCCCTTCTCTTAGATCGTTTTCTATTCCTCAGGATAAACACGAGCATGCCCACTACAGTGAAGGCGGAGGTGACAAACACCAGCAGCAGTCCCGGGACCAACACCGAGATGGACACCCTGCTGGTGTCTAGATAGGAGTTGGAGTGCGTCCCGGTCTCCGCCAACCCAGTGCTGTTTTTACTGTGCGAAGTTAACGTGGGCGAGATCCTCGCGTACAGCTGGGGGCAGATCTCGTCATTGGAGAGGAGCATGAAATCCTTCCTAAAGAAGTTCACCGGCGTCTCACACTTGAGGTCGCTCATCAGCACTTCGGAACCCAGGCGTTCTGCCCATTGCTTAAAAGGCACAATGGTGCAGGAGCACTCCCAAGGGTTTCCGTGCAAGTCTATCTGGATGATGGAGGTTAACTGGTCCAGCACCCCTGCTACCGGAAGGTACATGAAGTAATTGTTGTGCAGGCTGAGCTTAGAGAGGGAGACCCCAGCGAACACGTCCACTGGTAGGGACCTCAGTAAGTTGTTATTGAGAATGAGGATCCTCAGTTTGGGCATGGCATTGAATGTGCCAGGAAGGATGAGCTGGATTGCATTGTACTCCACGTTCAGGTACTCAAGGTTTTGCAGCCCAGCAAATTTCTCCCGGGACAGCGTGTCCAGGTAGTTGCTATCCATATACAGCCACCTGAGGTCCAAAAGGTTCTTAAAAGTGTTGTTCTCTACAGTAGCAATGTTATTGTTGCCCAGATCTAACAGAATGAGATTCTTGTAATCCACAAAGTGCGATTTTCGGATGCTATGGATCTTATTATCTCGAAGGAAAAGCTCCTGCACGTTGGAGAGTTTGGGCTTCAAATCAGCCAAACTGCTCACATTCCGGTTGTTGCAGTTCATCTTTAAACCCGACCCCGGGATGTGGTCGCAGCTGCAGCCCCCAGGGCAGGGCAAGCCATTGGCTGGGGGTTTGTTTCTGGCGCTGCCGGTCGCTATCGCAGCAGTGGGTCTTATTTTGATCTGCCAGTTGCCTGGGATCTTTGTACCTCCGTTTGGAGCAGACCCTGGGGTGGCATGATCCTCTTGCCCATTTGTCTTGAAAGGGGTTGGCAGGGGGCCAGGAGCGAAGGTCTCTTCTTGGGCAGGGGGCGCTGGGAGACTTGAATCCACTCGGTTTTTCAAAGGACACAAGTCCTGTTCTGTGGTTTCATTGAGGTCTTTCCCCTGTAGTCTGGTGGGGGCTTCACAGACAACTCGGCCGATCAGAGCATTTTTGGGAATATTTTCCAGCCATTCTTTCAGGGAGAGGAGATCACAGGTGCAGTCCCACGGGTTATCCTCTAGCAGAATCTCGGCAATGCCAGGGATTTGCTCCAAGACTTCCTCATAGGGCAGCGTTTTCAGCCTGTTTCCCCGGAGGTCGAGGTGGGTGATGGGCACATACTGGAACACGTTGGCAGGTAGGGTGCTGATGAGATTGTCATTTAAAATGAGTACCTCCAGCTTGTTCAAGTCCTGGAAGGCCCCAGGGTCTATATCCCGTAATAAATTAAAATCGGCCTGGAGGTATTCCAGATCGTCCAGCCCCAGAAAAGTCTGCTTTCGAAAAGACTTtatcttgttgttgttgatgtgCAGCCTTTTCACCAGCTGCAGCCCCAGAAAAGCCCCAGGAACGATTTCATGCAAGCCATTGTTTTCCATGTGCAAACTAACCGCATTATAAAAGTTAGCAAACTCATTAGGGAAAAGTCGAGTGAGGGAATTACCATGCAGAAATAGATGGTAAAACTGGGAAGTCGGGGCGGTGAAACGCTGCAGACTTGTAAAGCCCTTTTTTTCACAGTCTACGTGTAGGTCCCCTTCTATCTCATTGCAGGAACAGATCTTCTCTTTACAAACGTCCCCTGTAACGTTTCCAGCGGCAAAACAAAGAGACGTCTCCAGCAACAGAATCCAAAGCAGCATTTTTAAAGCGAGCAATTCATCCCCGATCTCATCACAAAGTAACAGCGACCATCCTGCTCGCCACAGACACAATTCAAGTTCATTTAGTGCTCCAATGTCCGAacccagggaaggagaagaaaagggtttgggggggtgggggcggattCCTTCCTCCCTAACCCCCCCGCACTGCAACAACCCAGGCGCCAGTCAATAATTATATCCACAGACTATCCAGGCACGTAGTGCAAGgcaagcaaaaaggaaaaataaaaaggaggaaaaaagaaaagaaagaaaaaaaagaaaaagaaaggaagaagagaaagaaaagaagaaagtagaaaaaaataacccCACTCCCCCTCAACcctttaaaattaacaaaagaagttaaatatatacatataaattaaaaatacaccctTACAGAACCTGGTCTAGTGGTCCTCACTAATCAGGAAAGGAACAATGCTAGTAATTAGAAGCAAGTGCATGTTAGAGAAACAAGCAGAGGGTTTGCAGCGTAGTACAGGCGCACTGCCTGTGCATGGCTGTGCGTCGGACTGACCTTGCCTCTGATATAAAGCAGGGTTTTCGGCGGCTTCTGTAGCTGAGGCGGCTGATGGAGTTCTTGCTGTGGCTGCAGGTTGCCCAGAAGTCCCCCCGAGGTGCTGTCCAGTCCCCCCGGTGCTGAAATCACGCCCGACCGAGGAACTCACGCCGCCGAGCCAATGGCGCTGGAAAATTTCCGCAATCGCTGCGTTTTGTAGCTGTccatccttttcctttccttcccttcggtcctcttcagcttttttttctGGGCTCCGGCTCTCGGTTActagctcttcttttctttttctcctctttattctGCTCTTTCAGAATTACGTGGAgggggtggagggcggggggGCGAGTTttctgagggagggagagaacgcGAGAATGGGGAGGGGGGTAGAAGAGAGTTGCTAAGAAGCTCTGCTTGTTCCAGCCTGGTGCACTCTGAAAGATCTGACACCCTCTGCTGATCTGCAGTAGCAAAAATCCATCTGGTGAGGgaatgctgaaggaaaaaaaaaaaaaaaatcaatccacgTACAGGGCAAGCGTTAAAAATGTGGGCATTAAAGGCTGTCGATCCATATAGACGcttattttaaatggattatttaattctttttgcgTGCTGAAAACtttaccctttcctttccttaacGACCTCACAGCCCCCACTACCTCCAGCATTTGGAAAGGagtgcttttaaaacatttatttcccaATGGCTTGAATAAAATTAGTGTCAGGGTGTCAAGCGAACAGCAATTTGAGGTAATTATACGGCACGCCATTTTCATCGGTGCTTTAAATGCATTTCTTCCGTCTCTGCAGTACAATGTTTTATGCTATTTGatgtctttgaattttttttggcATGTTGAAAGTGGTTATTTGGAATATATAgtcatatcatatatattttttaaacaatataacTGGGTATGGATTTTTTATTGCATGGTATATAATTTAGacacatactttttcttttttaaacttggcATAGAATTTTAGTCAATTTGGTCGTTGAGAGTTAGGTTTCTCTGATGATATTTCTTGGATGTTATTTAAGTCTGCAAAGTGAAAATACAATGCAATGGCTTGCGTCTTTGAATCCAGACCCTAAAGCTTTCACTGAGAAccggaaaaggagggagggagcaggaaaaaaaaatcccactatgATTCGTGATTGCTCTTAAATACCCACTGGCAGACTGGCACgcgcaccacacacacacacacacacacacatacacacacacacactctctctctctctctcatacacacaaaGTTTCCGAATCCATATGGACGAATTTAAAATGCTTACAAGTAAATAACCAGTTgcactttgagagagagagagggaaagagagagagagaggtagagagagagacagaaagaaaccaCTGATTTCTAAAGCCCAGTGTGAATGTTATCTGCAGGTAGTGGGCAGTTTCTCTTCTCTGGGTCACTGGTGCTGGTGGAACACCCAGCTAGAGAAGGAATCATCTGGTTCCTCAAACTTAAATGGAGCTTATAAACACCAAGTTCTAAAAACATCTGAGAAGGGAGAAAATGTGAGAATGCTGCTTGTTGGAAAAGTCAGCTGTTCTGCTGACTTTTTTTTGACAGAGTTGACACCTTTTCCATCAATATATTCTAAAACTTGAGTGCATGATTTTAGGGTTTGAATTTAtaggatattattattatttcctttcttcagtaGAAGCAGAAATATGTTTACATCAGTTTCCCTTTTAATTAGGTCTTACACAGTTGGACCCCTGTTAATATGCCTACTAATAATCTGAGTAAGCGATCCAATATTCAAAGATGTGTGCATTTTGAAAAGGCTAGAGAGTTAAAGAATTCCAGGAAGGACCAAGGATGAGGAAATTCAGGAAAGTGtagaagaaatttttttccctGGGTCCAGAAGCTAATTCTTAGGGGTAGGCAGTTTTCATTATctgtatataatattttcatataatgaaaTGTATTGTCTTCTGGTGAAATTCAGTAGGAGGGCATGGATGAACATTCagtttggttgtgtgtgtgtgtgagagagagagaggcctttTACAGACAACCTATTACTCTTCTAAAACAGTTCggttcttatttcatttaacccatTACTAcatgcagaaagagaaagagcttaATCTGAAACCATGTCACAGGAAAACTGCTATGCAGTTGAGAAGTGCAGATGTGCAAGAGGAGCTAACCTGAAGGGAAGGATATTCCTGTATCTTTTTAATAGGACTCAGGTCTGAAACTTCTTGGCTCCAGAAACCACCCTATGAAAGAAGGCAGCCTCATGCATTGCATTGTCTGTGATTGATAGAGGTAGGCAAGGCtctaaaggagagagagagacaaatgctccctgtttagaaagaaaaatattgatggtAATCATCTAAAATCCCACTATTAAACTTAATTGGTTACTCGTTTATTCAGCTTGCTGAATAAATACTTTATATGAAGAGACCCAAAGAACATATTTCAGCTGATTTTAAATGAATAGAATTGAGGTAACAAGCAACTGATACTCAGAATTCATCCCTGGCCCCACCCATTAAACTTTATATCTCTGTCCCCTGACTGCTTCTTGCCTCCCAAAGCACCCATCACATTAGAAAATTTACAATCAGGATTTTCTATTTCAAtgtgatacaatttttttttttcaattttaccCTCCTCAAATAGTTTATCATCTCTGCACTCTAAGAAAAGGTCTCTGGTATAGCCAGATGAGCAACCAAATCTCAGAAGAATATTAAGGTAATATTACTCATATGAAGATATTCAATACAAAATTACAAGAACATAGACACACATGTACCTCAGCTGAAAAAGCACCCTCATTAATGAGCccacaaaatttttctttaaaaaataatttttgtaataaatgtATTTCAGAGAAGTAAAGCAGTCTGGAATAGCATATCCATCCCTCTAAAGGCTAACTCCTCAGGTATAACAGTAAATTTCttgataggaaataaaaaaaaatatgacaatgTGTATGCGATCTAAACATTTCTAATGCCTTGGGGAAACATATCTTAGGCATGAACTCTTTTTAAAAGGGTTCTACTATATCTATTTGAGCTCAAGTGAACTACTTCAATTGCTTTGCCTCTCATAACAgatgatctcaggagcctgagataaAGGATACTCCAGATGATGATGAGAATTGATAATATTTGCTCAGGGCTGTAGTTTTGTTTCTAGGCTGTGGCCAGAAGGACTTCAACTGTATCattaaatgttcatattttcttattcttcctcAAATAGGTTCATCGATCAAGTGACAAAAGTTAGCTGTACATATCGCACAGAATCATtacaattaaaaataggattaccagttt
Coding sequences within:
- the SLITRK1 gene encoding SLIT and NTRK-like protein 1 — encoded protein: MLLWILLLETSLCFAAGNVTGDVCKEKICSCNEIEGDLHVDCEKKGFTSLQRFTAPTSQFYHLFLHGNSLTRLFPNEFANFYNAVSLHMENNGLHEIVPGAFLGLQLVKRLHINNNKIKSFRKQTFLGLDDLEYLQADFNLLRDIDPGAFQDLNKLEVLILNDNLISTLPANVFQYVPITHLDLRGNRLKTLPYEEVLEQIPGIAEILLEDNPWDCTCDLLSLKEWLENIPKNALIGRVVCEAPTRLQGKDLNETTEQDLCPLKNRVDSSLPAPPAQEETFAPGPLPTPFKTNGQEDHATPGSAPNGGTKIPGNWQIKIRPTAAIATGSARNKPPANGLPCPGGCSCDHIPGSGLKMNCNNRNVSSLADLKPKLSNVQELFLRDNKIHSIRKSHFVDYKNLILLDLGNNNIATVENNTFKNLLDLRWLYMDSNYLDTLSREKFAGLQNLEYLNVEYNAIQLILPGTFNAMPKLRILILNNNLLRSLPVDVFAGVSLSKLSLHNNYFMYLPVAGVLDQLTSIIQIDLHGNPWECSCTIVPFKQWAERLGSEVLMSDLKCETPVNFFRKDFMLLSNDEICPQLYARISPTLTSHSKNSTGLAETGTHSNSYLDTSRVSISVLVPGLLLVFVTSAFTVVGMLVFILRNRKRSKRRDANSSASEINSLQTVCDSSYWHNGPYNADGAHRVYDCGSHSLSD